A region from the Triticum urartu cultivar G1812 chromosome 1, Tu2.1, whole genome shotgun sequence genome encodes:
- the LOC125533068 gene encoding E3 ubiquitin-protein ligase SINA-like 7 yields the protein MQRHAGDELTISVDPDTLDCPICFHTLRPPVFQCAAGHVLCSSCHDRLRQSRKCPECSVATGFSRCYAVDRILRAVRVPCPNAARGCAVQTSLHEREEHEKSCALLLRHGLATVTINDNAKAGEVVRMGPCGGGGGNARKIGMVGEVTRIVQVAVRHCALLLRHGLATVTINDNAKVRRIRPYATSDSDSICCLASYVD from the exons ATGCAGAGGCACGCCGGCGATGAGCTCACCATCTCCGTCGACCCAGACACTCTCGACTGCCCCATCTGCTTCCACACCCTCAGGCCTCCGGTGTTCCAGTGCGCCGCCGGGCACGTGCTCTGCTCGTCCTGCCACGACAGACTCCGGCAGAGCCGCAAGTGCCCGGAGTGCTCCGTCGCCACCGGCTTCAGCCGCTGCTACGCCGTCGACCGCATCCTGCGGGCCGTCCGCGTCCCTTGCCCCAACGCCGCGCGCGGCTGCGCTGTCCAGACGTCCCTCCACGAGCGGGAGGAGCACGAGAAGTCGTGCGCGTTGCTCCTGCGCCACGGCCTGGCCACCGTCACCATCAATGACAATGCAAAG GCGGGAGAGGTTGTCAGGATGGGcccttgcggcggcggcggcggcaacgcCAGAAAGATAGGCATGGTGGGCGAGGTGACACGCATTGTCCAGGTCGCCGTCCGCCACTGCGCGTTGCTCCTGCGCCACGGCCTGGCCACCGTCACCATCAATGACAATGCAAAGGTACGTAGGATTCGACCTTATGCTACCTCCGACTCCGATTCGATCTGCTGTCTTGCTAGCTATGTTGATTGA
- the LOC125537861 gene encoding jacalin-related lectin Calsepa-like: MGPCGGGGGNDRKIGMVGEVTRIVQVAVRHCRAVDAVRVTYMRKDREESNETELWGGKGGMTTVFRLQRDEYLTSVEGHYSHFNGNVVIRSLKFVSNLRTHGPYGNACGVRFSLPAGAGGRIVGFHARCDDQYLHAIGTYVKMDDRAS; encoded by the exons ATGGGcccttgcggcggcggcggcggcaacgaCAGAAAGATAGGCATGGTGGGCGAGGTGACACGCATTGTCCAGGTCGCCGTCCGCCACTGCCGCGCCGTTGACGCCGTTCGCGTAACGTACATGCGGAAAGACCGGGAGGAGTCGAACGAGACCGAGCTCTGGGGAGGGAAAGGCGGCATGACCACGGTG TTCCGTCTGCAGCGAGACGAATACCTGACGAGCGTGGAAGGCCACTACAGCCACTTCAATGGCAACGTCGTCATCAGGTCGCTCAAGTTCGTCAGCAACCTTCGCACCCACGGGCCGTACGGGAACGCGTGCGGCGTGCGGTTCTCGCTCCCAGCGGGCGCCGGCGGCAGGATCGTCGGCTTCCATGCGCGGTGTGACGACCAGTACCTCCACGCCATTGGCACCTACGTCAAGATGGACGACCGTGCATCGTGA